A genomic stretch from Falco naumanni isolate bFalNau1 chromosome 4, bFalNau1.pat, whole genome shotgun sequence includes:
- the LOC121087317 gene encoding C2 calcium-dependent domain-containing protein 4C-like, producing the protein MSLWEEMLCPRALQGNGSRDIFLHVVTPDRIPQFTIPSLDNHKKQRRSGKGKGQLVGTAWRSGWDSAAEDEHGVPGSMSSCSNAGLAAAAQAMPDPSARAALSLPHLPKVTTPYGFVTLGQSPQVTSEEALFFHSGSGFSREPAAEVEPSWQEEPGCCRHPGVPVAGGGGCSRTRVGLRDHKQPSPHARSRKDGGDSQAYRTPAGLPLLSRCASPLRDTQITDVLESKEAEKRETRLLGVGCQSSSSSLELPTGTPRKNLLQRILGRHLAHPRQLKPTNFTLH; encoded by the coding sequence ATGTCGCTCTGGGAGGAGATGCTCTGCCCCCGTGCGCTCCAGGGTAACGGCTCCAGGGACATCTTCCTCCACGTGGTGACCCCCGACCGCATCCCGCAGTTTACTATCCCCTCTCTGGACAACCACAAGAAGCAGAGGCGCTCAGGcaaggggaaggggcagctggTGGGGACGGCTTGGAGGAGTGGCTGGGACTCAGCAGCGGAGGATGAGCATGGTGTGCCTGGCTCTATGTCGTCCTGCTCCAACGCTGGGCTCGCTGCCGCTGCGCAGGCTATGCCAGACCCCAGTGCTCGGgcagctctgtccctgccccaTCTCCCTAAGGTCACCACCCCGTATGGCTTCGTCAccctggggcagagcccccagGTCACCAGTGAAGAGGCACTGTTTTTTCACTCGGGCTCAGGTTTCTCTCGAGAACCCGCTGCTGAGGTAGAGcccagctggcaggaggagccaggatgctgcaggcACCCAGGGGTGCCTGTTGCTGGGGGAGGCGGCTGCTCCCGGACCAGGGTGGGGCTGAGGGACCACAAGCAGCCGAGTCCCCATGCCAGGAGTCGCAAGGATGGCGGAGACAGCCAGGCCTACAGGACTCCAGCAGGGCTTCCCCTGCTCAGCAGATGTGCCAGCCCGCTCAGAGACACGCAAATAACGGATGTTCTGGAAAGcaaagaggcagagaagagagagacGAGGCTCCTGGGGGTGGGctgtcagagcagcagctccagcctggagCTCCCCACTGGGACACCCAGGAAGAACTTGCTCCAGAGGATCCTCGGGAGGCACCTTGCCCATCCTCGGCAGCTCAAGCCTACAAATTTCACTCTCCACTGA